The Vidua macroura isolate BioBank_ID:100142 chromosome 29, ASM2450914v1, whole genome shotgun sequence genome segment CCGCCCGCCTCATGAAGATCCAGCACGTCCGCCATCTTGCCGAGAGTACCGGGGCACGCCGGGAGCGCGCCGGAAGTGGGAGGGAATATGGCGGAAGTACCGGCGCGGCCATTTTGAGGAGGGAGTGCGGCGAACCTATGGGCGCGGCCATTTTGAGGAGGGCGTTGGGCGGAAGTGCCCGTTCCGCCATGTTGAGAAGGTCACGAGGTCTTGCCGCCATAGTGAGAAGGTCGGGCTAGTTCTCTTTGCCCCTGGAATTTCGAACCCCAGGCCTTGAATCCCGGGAATTCTCAACCCTGGGAATTTTGAACTCCGGTAATTCTCAACCCCAGGTCTTGAATCCCGGGAATTCTCAACCCCGGGAATTTTGAACTCCGGGAATTCTCAACCCCAGGTTTTGAATCCCGAGAATTCTCAACCCCGGGAATTTTGAAATCCCAGGAATTTTGAACTCCGGAAATTCTCAACCCCAGGTTTTCAACCCTGGGAATTTTCAACCCCTGGAATTTCCAGCCCTGGGAATTCTCAAGCCCAGATTTTGAATCCTGAGAATTTCCAATCCTGGGAATTTCCAACCCTGGGAATTTTGAACCCCAGGTTTTGAATCCCAGGAATTTCGAACCCTGGGAATTTTCAACCCCTGGAATTTCCAACCCTGGGAATTTTGAACCCCAGGTATTCTCAACCCCGGGAATTGAATTTTCAATGCCAGGTTTTGAACCCCGGGAATTTTCAACTCTGGGAATTTCCAACCCTGGGAATTTTGAACCccacactaaagcagctcaaAGCAGTTTTTGGGCACAACtgcccgccccccccccccaaaaaaaaaaaaccgagCAAGAGCACCAAAGTTAACCAAAATCGCTGGGTTTATTGTATAAAATCCACAGCAGTGTTTATCCCGTAATTCCACCGCCTCAACAAGGAGCACGACTTTCTCCATACTGAGAAAATTtcaattttgttaattttacgCCTTCCACGGAGATCCAGAGCCTCCAAACTGGCGCCCTGATCCCGCAAGcaatggaatattttatttttattctttttcttcccttttattattattattttttttaattccacagTGATGGAACTCCCAAAGTCCTCCCAGATTTGTTTATTTGGAGCATAAAGCCACTGGAAGTGCTGAGAGGAGCTTCAGGGATTCCCTTATGTGCAGAATAGATTAACACAATGTTATTCCTAAATCAAAATTTTTCCCACATTTCAGGAAAATGACACCCCAcaaccccccccaccccccaaaaaaatcccttttaaatCCAATTTCCAGCGACATCAAACGTTAATAGTGTTTGtagaaagcataaaaaaatatataaacccCCAAAATAGGCTCGTTAGGACGTGGATACAAAAATGGGGTACCTACAGATAATGGAATTATTCCAATTTTATCCTAAAAACAAAGATTATTGCTGGAATATCCCGTGGtcaggcagagggaaggaggagggtgGGAACAGTGGAATCTGCAGGGGATAAGAAGTGGGAAAAGCTCTAAAAGCTGGggtgaaaaaaggaaatctggcTTGGAATTCAGTTTGTATTCCCAGTCtgctggggaaaaggggagcaAAATGGAAATTTCCATGGATAAACTGACATTTTCTTGGGAGCTGTTTGAACAATTCCATGCCATAAAAGGGGTTTTAAAGGTAAATATAGTCTAAATTCCATACGGATACAAGGGATAAGGAATGATTAGTGCAAATCCCTCCCTCATCCACAAACTCTCCAAGATTTTTCCAACCTTCCAATGCTGATGTTTGGCTACAGCCAGGGCAATTCCAGGGGGGAACTGCAGATCCCTGCTGTGCTTGGGACTGGAATGCTGCAGGCTGATCCCAGATTTAATTCCAAAATTAAATCTGGATATTGCACACGTTGGCATCCGCTCATTTAATTAAAGAGCTCATCAAAGAGCTCTAATTGGTCCccttctgctgcaggagggaggggatccaatgggttttgttttgaaccCCAAAAATaagggacaggaaaaaaatctgtagggAATGAGGGAATAAAAAGTTCCCTAGGGAATAAGGAGCTCTCAAGGGAGCAATGAAGGAATGAGGAGCAGCTCTAAAAACCAGGATGAAACTTCCTAAAATCAGGAGCTTTTCCCCTAAATTTCTTTCAAACGTgcaaatgggatttggggaagggTTTTAGGATCACcaagggtgggattttggggttcagCAATCAGAGGAGTGTAAAAATTCCCTAGGGAATAAGGAGCTCTCAAAGGAGTAATGAAGGAACGAGGAGCAGCTCTAAAAACCAGAATGAAACTTGCTAAAACCCATTCAGGAGCTTTTTCCctaaatttctttcaaatgtgcAAACGGGCCGGGATTGGGGAAAGTAATTTTGGGATCAcctggggtgggattttggggttcagcagccagaggagtgtgctgagcccagctggccagctgccagcagcaggatgtcCTTCTTCTCCTTGTGGAACCTCAGCTCCTTCCCGGCCAGCCGGGCCTCGTCCAGCTCGCGCTCGGTGGCCGCCAGCTCCCGGGAAAGGGCTCCTGGAATGTTCTGCTCCCGGTTCACCCAGTCCAGGGCCATCTGGTTTCGGATGTCATCGTCCAGAGCACGGTGGGAGTAGTGAGCCAGGACTTCCTGGTGGGAATGGGAGGCAGAGAATTGTTaaggtttggggaaaaaaaccttgtgGGAGGCGatggaattgttaaggttgggaaaaaaaatcttaagggAATGATGCTTTGTGAAGGTTGGGCTAGGAGAGAGGTTAGGCAGAGTTTATTCATtaagtagggatttattaaaaggatctcctcaatggatgcaccttgggcagtgTGAGAGCTCCAAAATAGTCACAAGATGATCACAAAAtggacccaaaatggtcacaaaatggtcacaaaatggatcCAAGATGGTCACAAAATGAACACAAGATGGACCCAAATAGTGACAAAAtggacccaaaatggtcacaaaatgaacccaaaatggtcacaaaatggacccaaaatggtcacaaaatgcacaactGGTCACGAGGTCTCTCACTTTTttaagttctgctccatttgcaaaTTGGAGTccaattacagctccagcccatgaattcccattttttcttgtttttctgttcttcaacCCACATAATTTATGttcttgggcctgagatctggGTCAGCTGTCCTTCCCAAGGCGTCGGGGGAAGCTCAGCAATGGGAAGGAGCCCTGGACTCACCTGGCGTGAGCACTGGCGTTCCCTCATGGCCTTCAGGCTCCCGttccagtgcagcagctggaaaactgtCATCAGCTCCTGGGAtagtttaaaatacaaaaaggggaaggtttaaaaatacaaaacccacCATTTCTGCGTGGGCTGGGATTGCTCAGAGCTGGGTGACTCCCACTTCTGTGTTTTGGAAGGTTGGCAGCATAAAATGTTCTTTGATGCATGGAAATAAACTCTCATAAAtgctcacagcagcagagtGATAGAATATAGTGATTTAGGCACCTCATTAGGGAACTCtacattaaaggaaaatattaaaatttaataataaataaaggaaaataatagaaTTTAAATGCAGTGACTCTCTAAAGTGGGGGCTCACTAAGAGAATGTCCCCTGTGAATGTTTGCTTTGCAAATATATCTTTAATtgtatatacaaatatatagcTATAATTGTATACATGTGTGTATTTGCATGGGAGCAGATACTCCATTCCCAGCTACTCTCCTAATCCTGATCCACCTTCCAGAACCTTCCCTTGGCACCTCAGGCCTCCCCTTGTCCTGTTGTTCTTCCCACATTCCAGTGGGATACAAGGACTGTGGTTTGGGGTCACGACACCACGGACgcccaatcccagccccaaatTCCACTTTGGGGGGAACATCTTCCCATCCTGTGGGAGCTCTCGCTCCCCCCGCTTTCAGGGATGAATCCCACTAATTAACTGGACCACTGCAATTAGGACATTTGGAAATATCACAGCGAGAAACCCAATTCCAAGGGCGGTACCGGAATTACCCCGAATCCGATCAGAATGAAACCCCGAGTTCATTTCCCAGGgggaaaaaactaaaaaaacccacgTGGGACACCAACCCAAACATCCCTGAACCAACCCAGGAACAGGATCAGCACAAACTGGAAGCAGTACCTGGAATTCCAGCATGGATTTTCCCTTGTTGGACTCCAGCATGAAGCGGAAGGCCCCGATCCCGGTGTTGGGATTATCCGCCTCTTCTCGGTTGCCCTGCAGAGAAATTCCAGACATGGAGCTGCCATTCCCACCCCTGGGAATTCCCAATCCTGCAGTTCCCAGCGGGATTCAGGAGTGCCTGATGCCAGCACGGGCTGAGCTGGCACATGTGGACGACAGACAGACAAAAAGCTGGGTAAATTTTCCCAGAATTGGCATGGGAAGCTTTAGGGAGCTGGAGATAAATAATGATGgccaaatattaaaaacaacctgcagttggtgtttttttgttttgctgttcttctcaTATGAGAGAAAATATATGTCTTATATTCTATTATATTCTATTATATTCTATagattatattatattatattatattatattatattatattatattatattatattatattatattaattatatatttatctGTAGCGCCTCAAGCTTCACGcaagactgaaaatggaattagaaataaatttaggAATTAGAAATAAgtttagaaattagaaaaaaaaagtttagaaattaggaaaaaagcttagaaattagaaatagttggcttctgattgtgacAGGTGTCAATTTTAATATCTGTATTGTCCCACCCTaaacatgagactgaaaatggaattagAAATAAgtttagaaattagaaaaaaagtttagaaatcagaaaaaaagtttagaaattagaaaaaaaaagcttagaaattagaaaaaaagcttagaaattagaaaaaagtttagaaattagaaattggcttctgattgtgatgggTGTGAATTATAACACCTGTACTGCCTCACCCTAcacatgagactgaaaaggaattagaaataagtttagaaattagaaaaaaagtttagaaattagaaaaaaaagtttagaaattagaaaaaaaaaagtttagaaattAGAAATAGTTGGTTTCTGATTGTGACAGGTGCGAATTATCACATTTGTCTGTATTGCCTCATCCTGCACACGAGCCTGAAAACGgaattaaaattctttaaatcCTTAATTCTCTTAAGTTAATCCTCTAAGTTAATTCTCTAAGCCACCCCATTTCAGGGTGAGAAAAGGGCTGAATGCtacccaaaaataaaaaggacagaACACGAGAGCCGCGCTCACGTTGAAGGACGCCAGGGCCTCGGAGACGCTCTTCTCGATGAAGTCGTCGGTGATGCGGCGCGAGGGGTGCTCGTTGAACACCGAGTTCATCAGCGCGATCTTGGCCGCGCTCCGGCGCGCCTCGGCCTTGGTGGGACAgaactggggacacagggccacggcgtcacacaggggacacagcggggacacccccaggaGCCCCACGGCCCCCCCCCGAGCGCCAGGAACGGGAGGTTCAGAACCTCCAGTTGCATTGTTTAATTAACAtgatttaattcatttttacagTGGCAAAGTGGtcccaaattcaccccaaattccaggattttgggaCAGAATCAAGAGGTTCAGAACGTCCCGCTGCGTTGTTGATTAATTggatttaattcatttttacagAGGCAAAGTGGTTCCAAATTcgccccaaattcccaaattttgggACAGAATCAAAAGAGGTTCAGAACCTCCCGTTGCGTTGTtgattaatttgatttaattcatttttacagAGGCAAAGTGGTTCCAAATTcgccccaaattcccaaattttgggACAGAATCAAAAGAGGTTCAGAACCTCCAGTTGCATTgtttaattaatttgatttaattcGTTTTTACAGAGGCAAAGTGGTCCCAAATTCGCCCCAAATTCCAAGACTTTGGGACAGAACCAAAAGAGGCTCAGAACCTCCCGCTGCGTTGTtgattaatttgatttaattcctttttacaGAGGCAAAGTGGTCCCAAATTCGCCCCAAATTACAGGATTGTGGGACAGAATCAAAAGAGGTTCAGAACCTGACATTGCATTGTTTAATTAATTACCTCAGACCCAAACtgttcccaaatttccccccccccccccaattccAGGATTTTGGTGTGAAATGACCCTGTAGCTGCTGGAATTCTTTCCTTTGGATCCATTTTCCCAATCAAGATGAAGGGCAGTAAAAAATTTGGAACACAGACAGGACCTGATGGGCCTTTAATCTCTTTGGTGAGGGATTTGGGTCAGAGTTTTCCCAGGAGGGGTGAAGGAATGGATCACTCCAGTGGGATATTCCCTGCCCACAGGACAGGGCTGGAATTGGATGGTGTTTAAGGTCCCCAATGCTCTGATTTGATTCCCAGAGTTTTGGCATCTGGAGGAGAGGTTTTGGGACAAAtcctgagctccagcagaggaATATTCCTCTGCCAAGTTAAAGCTCTGCCTAATcgtgggaaggaaaaggaaggatcaaatcctgggaaggagaaggaaaaatctAATTCTGGGAAGGATCTAatcctgggaaggagaaggaaaaatctAATTCTGGGAAGGATCTAAccctgggaaggagaaggaagggtcAAAtcctgggaaggagaaagaaaaatctaatcTTAGGAAGGATCTAAccctgggaaggagaaggaaagggatcaaatcctgggaaggagaaggaaggatcAAATCCTGGGAAGGATCTAAccctgggaaggagaaggaaggatcaaatcctgggaaggagaaggaagatcAGCCAATCCAACAGTTTTCCCTGATATCCCATCTCCTACCTCAGCACTAAGTTGTAAGTGACCAGTACAGGGAATAAAGAacaccaaaaccccacaaaccacAGGAAAATCTTCCCAGATCAGCATCTGGTGGGACTTCACAGCCCAGGACCAACTTGCAATTAAATTTCCTTGCAACTAAAGAGGTTTGGAGGCAGATGCAGGGAGGAGAACACCCAGGAGGGGACGAAATATTTGGGAAACGGGGGTGGgggtgtgtgaaaaatgcatattttatgattggctttttgcaaatattacaatgaatattacatgtgtaatgttagaaagttatgttgtattaattctcttaagtagtgtgttaaatatagttttaggttataacgtaatgttaaaaatagaaactctgtgatgtagggtttttttaccagctcaagaa includes the following:
- the LIX1L gene encoding LIX1-like protein, whose protein sequence is MEAVRAQRLQPGVGAGPRGARPGLTGAPAGLGPTPAAGSGLGPGLGLPPPPPPLGLQGPPAPPGTGAGAVPGPPAVLREAVEAVVRSFAKHTQGYGRVNVVEALQEFWQMKQSRGAELRNGALVLYEMVPAASPPYVCYVTLPGGSCFGSFQFCPTKAEARRSAAKIALMNSVFNEHPSRRITDDFIEKSVSEALASFNGNREEADNPNTGIGAFRFMLESNKGKSMLEFQELMTVFQLLHWNGSLKAMRERQCSRQEVLAHYSHRALDDDIRNQMALDWVNREQNIPGALSRELAATERELDEARLAGKELRFHKEKKDILLLAAGQLGSAHSSGC